In Cololabis saira isolate AMF1-May2022 chromosome 14, fColSai1.1, whole genome shotgun sequence, a single genomic region encodes these proteins:
- the LOC133459225 gene encoding myb/SANT-like DNA-binding domain-containing protein 2 — MAAPSNAEHSPEIATPLKIPKTEAPSPESEDFSDSNQYHSGPSTPNRFSPLNVGSAGSAGSGGAAGRPVASSSGSFPACRGMSWTPSETNALIAVWGNERLAEARMQQLEVAGTVFSGKAPGPAMYERVSRALAELGYERTPSQCRERMKTLRRCYSRVKEHGIGKRKSSYTIEQLEKVFGQGGWDSQSCAPVLINSSGLYQDMESDSSTMEDFSQEDWCNQVLDSAFQDMDTEEIQVPKNRALQIQAEVSEQTQKKDAMQTVIRILESVQLKWEHFQTWTEFSRLHLSNKLAIFGVGFNTRWREDVRYHYAEISSQVPLGKRLREYFNPEKPEGRVIMTKVQKMNWKNVYYKFLDITISEARCLELHMDVDWVPVSLSRATGSKATSHYLLPGDIPKTYGLYAVGYEALSACNAESEDFPQCKTENGAGTPADGAGAGQGDWTGTRVTYCYLGIAEDRTIQQCLLQDFQGYGKHYVPRETSSVTRFLQKNCASAGSSQGGEGEDWPQCLAIYIKFIEVELDFLSAGSLVECLETAVGYSLKHNHQDT; from the exons ATGGCGGCGCCCAGTAACGCAGAGCACTCTCCAGAGATAGCGACGCCGCTGAAGATCCCCAAAACGGAGGCTCCGTCCCCCGAGTCGGAGGACTTCAGCGACAGCAACCAGTACCACTCCGGCCCCTCCACACCGAACCGCTTCTCGCCCCTGAACGTGGGCTCCGCGGGCTCGgcgggctccggcggcgccgcggGCCGGCCGGTGGCCTCGTCCTCCGGCAGCTTCCCCGCCTGCCGCGGCATGTCGTGGACGCCGTCCGAGACCAACGCCCTGATCGCGGTGTGGGGCAACGAGCGGCTGGCGGAGGCGCGCATGCAGCAGCTGGAGGTGGCGGGGACCGTGTTCTCCGGGAAGGCGCCCGGCCCCGCCATGTACGAGCGGGTGTCCCGAGCCCTGGCCGAGCTGGGCTACGAGAGGACGCCGTCGCAGTGCCGGGAGAGGATGAAG ACACTGAGGCGCTGCTACAGCCGCGTGAAGGAACACGGCATCGGTAAGAGGAAGAGCAGCTACACCATCGAGCAGCTGGAGAAGGTGTTCGGTCAGGGAGGCTGGGACTCGCAGAGCTGCGCCCCGGTTCTGATCAACAGCAGCGGACTCTACCAGGACATGGAGTCAGACAGCAGCACCATGGAGGACTTCTCCCAGGAGGACTGGTGCAACCAGGTCCTGGACTCGGCCTTCCAAGACATGGACACTG AAGAAATCCAGGTGCCTAAAAACCGAGCGCTTCAGATTCAAGCGGAGGTGTCCGAACAGACCCA AAAAAAGGATGCGATGCAGACGGTGATCCGCATCCTGGAGTCTGTGCAGCTGAAGTGGGAACACTTCCAGACGTGGACTGAGTTCTCTCGGCTGCACCTTTCCAACAAGTTGGCCATCTTTGGAGTGGGCTTCAACACGCGGTGGCGCGAGGACGTGCGGTACCACTACGCTGAGATCAGCTCCCAGGTACCGCTGGGGAAGCGGCTCAGAGAGTACTTCAACCCGGAGAAGCCGGAAGGCCGGGTCATCATGACCAAAGTCCAGAAGATGAACTGGAAGAATGTTTACTACAAGTTCCTGGACATCACCATCAGCGAGGCGCGCTGCCTGGAGCTGCACATGGACGTGGACTGGGTTCCCGTCTCCCTGTCCAGAGCCACAGGCAGCAAGGCCACCTCCCACTACCTCCTTCCTGGGGACATCCCCAAGACTTACGGACTGTACGCGGTTGGCTACGAGGCGTTGTCGGCCTGCAACGCCGAGAGCGAGGACTTCCCTCAGTGTAAAACAGAAAACGGCGCGGGGACACCTGCTGACGGAGCAGGAGCCGGGCAGGGGGACTGGACCGGGACCAGAGTCACCTACTGCTACCTGGGCATAGCCGAGGACAGGACCATTCAGCAGTGTTTGCTCCAGGACTTTCAGGGTTACGGGAAACACTACGTTCCCAGAGAGACCTCCAGCGTGACCCGTTTCCTGCAGAAGAACTGTGCCAGCGCCGGGTCGAGTCAGGGTGGCGAGGGGGAAGACTGGCCGCAGTGTTTGGCCATTTACATTAAGTTCATTGAGGTGGAGCTGGACTTCCTGTCGGCAGGCTCCCTGGTGGAGTGCCTCGAAACGGCTGTAGGTTATTCCTTAAAACACAACCACCAAGACACTTAA